A single window of Ananas comosus cultivar F153 linkage group 17, ASM154086v1, whole genome shotgun sequence DNA harbors:
- the LOC109723457 gene encoding uncharacterized protein LOC109723457: MGAIATHVESKSLVGGDYNDQTFDSIPKPPQSNSRPNSMVVKKVCPREFIPPHIVAEAISTLHGFDLRWSGPITPNEMQYVEQYVLAKYPQYSQGLIEEGDKTDLYSRYYSLSPSPEDPTSRRKSPTVSSNHPDLDRTQLEPSRLLDMLTKRSSFHGSFISIPEIQARNRVLRHCGLTDDEYLVLFAPSHRDAMMLVGESYPFFRYNYYMTIIDEEADCIREFAMYKEAKVIAAPESWLDLRIKGSQLSQYFRRKCKHSPKGLFSYPAEVRGTKYSMHWVSEAHRNSWHVLLDATTLVVGEDRLSGLALHRPDFVLCTLENTHAGPSKITCLLVRKKSFDASQNQTIF; this comes from the exons ATGGGTGCAATTGCTACCCATGTAGAGTCCAAG TCCTTGGTAGGAGGGGACTACAATGATCAAACCTTTGATTCAATACCCAAACCGCCGCAATCGAATTCGCGTCCTAATAGCATGGTTGTCAAG AAGGTTTGTCCCCGCGAGTTCATTCCACCACACATAGTGGCTGAGGCCATATCAACACTCCATGGATTTGATCTAAGATGGTCCGGACCAATAACTCCAAATGAGATGCAATATGTAGAGCAATATGTCCTTGCCAAGTACCCTCAATACTCTCAAGGCCTCATCGAAGAAGGCGATAAGACTGATCTGTACTCGCGGTATTATAGCTTGTCACCGTCGCCTGAGGACCCAACGAGTAGGCGCAAATCTCCGACCGTAAGTAGCAATCACCCCGATCTTGATCGGACCCAATTGGAACCGTCTAGACTACTTGACATGCTCACAAAGAGATCTTCATTTCACGGGAGCTTCATATCGATACCGGAGATCCAAGCACGGAATCGTGTGTTAAGGCACTGTGGTTTAACCGACGATGAGTACCTCGTGCTCTTCGCTCCTAGCCATAGGGACGCGATGATGCTTGTCGGAGAAAGCTATCCTTTCTTTAG GTATAACTACTACATGACGATCATCGATGAGGAGGCCGACTGCATACGAGAATTTGCGATGTATAAAGAGGCGAAGGTGATCGCGGCGCCCGAGTCATGGCTAGACCTAAGGATCAAGGGCTCACAACTGAGCCAGTACTTCAGGAGGAAGTGCAAGCATAGCCCGAAGGGGCTTTTCTCCTATCCGGCCGAGGTGCGGGGAACAAAATACTCGATGCATTGGGTCTCCGAGGCGCACCGGAATTCGTGGCACGTGCTCCTCGACGCGACCACCCTCGTGGTCGGGGAGGACCGACTGAGCGGCCTCGCGCTCCACCGACCGGATTTCGTGCTGTGCACCCTTGAGAACACACATGCTGGTCCTTCTAAGATCACTTGCCTCTTAGTGAGAAAGAAGTCATTTGATGCTTCTCAAAATCAAACCATATTTTAG